One window of the Anaeromyxobacter dehalogenans 2CP-C genome contains the following:
- a CDS encoding TetR/AcrR family transcriptional regulator has translation MDRAPPSPASEPRRRTGGRSARVVNDVLDATLDLLARVGYARLTFDAVAERAGVSKTTVYRRWPSKPDLVRPALLRLVDVFPKARDTGTLRGDLVELARVRLLDDTRQRARAIALMRANVGVLDDAELQALGRLVTERANQPIVAAVERGIARGELPPGTDPALVIEPIYATLQFHVFLRSEEPSLAYVEQLVDLVLAGARAGAAVRRTGA, from the coding sequence ATGGACCGCGCCCCCCCGTCTCCCGCCAGCGAGCCGCGCCGCCGGACCGGCGGCCGGAGCGCACGCGTCGTGAACGACGTCCTCGACGCGACGCTCGACCTGCTCGCGCGCGTCGGCTACGCCCGGCTGACCTTCGACGCGGTCGCCGAGCGCGCCGGCGTCTCGAAGACCACGGTCTACCGTCGCTGGCCCAGCAAGCCCGACCTGGTCCGCCCCGCGCTGCTGCGGCTCGTGGACGTGTTCCCGAAGGCGCGCGACACCGGCACGCTCCGCGGCGACCTGGTCGAGCTCGCGCGCGTCCGGCTCCTCGACGACACGCGACAGCGCGCCCGCGCCATCGCGCTCATGCGCGCGAACGTCGGCGTCCTCGACGACGCGGAGCTCCAGGCGCTCGGGCGCCTCGTCACGGAGCGCGCCAACCAGCCGATCGTGGCCGCGGTGGAGCGGGGCATCGCCCGCGGCGAGCTCCCGCCCGGGACCGACCCGGCGCTCGTCATCGAGCCGATCTACGCCACGCTCCAGTTCCACGTGTTCCTGCGGAGCGAGGAGCCGAGCCTCGCCTACGTCGAGCAGCTCGTGGACCTGGTGCTGGCCGGCGCCCGCGCCGGGGCGGCCGTGCGCCGGACCGGCGCCTGA
- a CDS encoding efflux RND transporter periplasmic adaptor subunit, with product MTQSPRFLLTVPTLALAAVLGCSRGDAAALPGASAERPALAVRAERPRERLEGETARATGELRAKLQATVSAKVAGSILRVRAQVGDRVRKGDPIVELDPATIAIQLDQARAARKMALAVRDNARADLARTEQLARADAAAPAVLDKARAGAQQAEASLEQAEAQVRLLEQNLRDLVVRAPFDGVITARPRNVGDYLVTMPPTPVATVVAAEALEVRLAVPEGLVDPLKPGAVLRGRSIPGGAPFEAKVTSVGATVDPQTRAVEVLADVRAAAGASAGALRSGGLAEVDLGGSSAAQGPFVPAQAVVREGARRFVWVAEGGVARRREVQAEAVTPQWTRVRAGVAEGDAVVVEGVAGLTDGARVAVAQ from the coding sequence ATGACCCAGTCCCCGCGCTTCCTCCTGACCGTTCCCACGCTGGCCCTCGCCGCGGTGCTCGGCTGCTCGCGCGGCGACGCCGCGGCGCTGCCCGGCGCGAGCGCCGAGCGACCCGCCCTGGCGGTGCGCGCCGAGCGCCCCCGCGAGCGCCTGGAGGGCGAGACGGCGCGCGCCACCGGCGAGCTGCGCGCGAAGCTGCAGGCGACGGTCTCGGCCAAGGTGGCCGGGAGCATCCTCCGCGTCCGCGCGCAGGTGGGCGACCGCGTCCGCAAGGGCGACCCCATCGTCGAGCTCGACCCGGCCACGATCGCCATCCAGCTCGACCAGGCCCGCGCCGCGCGCAAGATGGCGCTCGCGGTCCGCGACAACGCCCGCGCCGACCTCGCGCGCACCGAGCAGCTCGCCCGGGCGGACGCCGCGGCCCCCGCGGTCCTCGACAAGGCGCGCGCGGGCGCGCAGCAGGCGGAGGCCTCGCTCGAGCAGGCCGAGGCGCAGGTGCGGCTGCTCGAGCAGAACCTGCGCGACCTCGTGGTCCGGGCGCCGTTCGACGGCGTGATCACCGCCCGCCCGAGGAACGTGGGCGACTACCTCGTGACCATGCCGCCGACCCCGGTCGCGACCGTGGTGGCGGCGGAGGCGCTGGAGGTGCGCCTGGCGGTGCCCGAGGGCCTGGTCGATCCGCTGAAGCCGGGCGCGGTGCTGCGGGGCCGGAGCATCCCGGGCGGCGCGCCGTTCGAGGCGAAGGTGACGAGCGTGGGCGCCACAGTGGATCCGCAGACGCGCGCGGTGGAGGTCCTCGCCGACGTGCGCGCGGCGGCGGGCGCGAGCGCCGGCGCGCTCCGCTCCGGCGGGCTCGCCGAGGTGGACCTGGGCGGCTCGTCCGCGGCGCAGGGGCCGTTCGTGCCGGCGCAGGCGGTGGTGCGCGAGGGCGCGCGCCGGTTCGTGTGGGTGGCGGAGGGCGGCGTGGCGCGGCGCCGAGAGGTGCAGGCCGAGGCGGTGACGCCGCAGTGGACGCGCGTGCGCGCCGGCGTGGCGGAGGGCGACGCGGTGGTGGTCGAGGGCGTGGCCGGGCTGACCGACGGCGCGCGCGTCGCGGTCGCGCAGTAG
- a CDS encoding efflux RND transporter permease subunit, translating into MDVIKTFITRPVFTAMLVLAVVVFGLNAYPKIGVDQLPDVDVPVVTVTTVLPGADPESIERDVSDPLEEALNGLAGLESMRSVNVESVSQVVLQFSLETAVDVAAQDVRDRVQATLSKLPGDAEQPIVEKLDVGAAPILTLALSGPVPPEELTRLAEDVLKPALQRQGGVGSVEVVGGREREIRIVVDPARLRTFGVAASEVAQAVRGGSVDVPAGRAEDPRAEVVVKVSGEARTVDELRDVVVATPGGAPVRLRDVADVVDGPAEARSSAADDGRPAVALVVKKQSGANTVEVAERVTSSLSGLEKLLPGGAQLRVVRDNAKFIRSSIDGVKEDLVLGGLLAVAIVLVFLRTWRTTVVAAMALPTSVIGTFAAMHVLGYTFNVITMLALTLSIGLLIDDAIVVIENVSRHAEEGAPPAKAAHAGTKEIALAVLAVTLAILAVFVPVAFMEGIVGRFFSAFGMTVAVAVAISYLVSMTLTPMASAYVLRAHGEPGPVSRAIERALSAVERFYRRVLVWALDHVAATLAIAVALLLATVGLGRFLQFTFIPAQDMSEVKVTLELPAGTPLERTARELEALRTQLAAVPGVTHVFATAGGGVQEEVHKGELIVTVVPLGERAYSQEDLKGWLRGGLRRPADAQVAVQDVAMMAGGGSRPQPVQLNVRGQDWAEVVAAAEKVRAHMAASPLFSDVDSTYRPGKPQVTVRIDRDRAAALGIPAATLGSSVRAYLGGDDFAQFRQGTDSYDIRLKLPPDARGADRLGELTVRSAAGQLVELRNVADLIEEPTLSQIDRQEQLRQITLLADLPRGVSLGAAMQDLSAFAAKELPPAIITDFEGQGKELGKTAGAFVQALLLGIVLVYMILAAQFGSLLDPFTIMLSLPFAVIGALGALLATGQFMSIFALIGMIMLMGLVTKNGILLVEFANQLRARGRSARDALLEAGPIRLRPILMTTVAMIAGMVPVALARGDGAEMRVPMAIAIIGGLVTSTVLTLVVVPVFYRLLDRLKRPRRVELLESPPEVERPTGT; encoded by the coding sequence ATGGACGTGATCAAGACCTTCATCACCCGGCCGGTCTTCACCGCGATGCTGGTGCTCGCGGTGGTGGTGTTCGGCCTGAACGCCTACCCGAAGATCGGGGTGGACCAGCTCCCGGACGTGGACGTGCCGGTGGTCACCGTCACCACCGTCCTCCCCGGCGCCGACCCGGAGTCGATCGAGCGCGACGTCAGCGATCCGCTGGAGGAGGCGCTGAACGGCCTCGCCGGCCTCGAGAGCATGCGCTCGGTGAACGTCGAGTCGGTCTCGCAGGTCGTGCTCCAGTTCTCGCTCGAGACCGCGGTGGACGTCGCCGCGCAGGACGTCCGCGACCGCGTCCAGGCGACGCTCTCGAAGCTCCCGGGGGACGCCGAGCAGCCGATCGTCGAGAAGCTGGACGTCGGCGCCGCCCCCATCCTCACGCTGGCGCTGTCCGGCCCGGTGCCGCCCGAGGAGCTCACCCGGCTGGCGGAGGACGTGCTGAAGCCGGCGCTCCAGCGGCAGGGCGGGGTCGGCTCGGTGGAGGTGGTGGGCGGGCGCGAGCGCGAGATCCGGATCGTCGTCGATCCGGCCCGGCTCCGGACGTTCGGAGTGGCGGCGTCGGAGGTGGCCCAGGCGGTGCGCGGCGGCAGCGTGGACGTCCCGGCCGGCCGCGCCGAGGACCCGCGCGCCGAGGTGGTGGTGAAGGTGAGCGGCGAGGCGCGCACCGTGGACGAGCTGCGCGACGTCGTCGTCGCCACGCCGGGCGGGGCCCCGGTGCGCCTCCGCGACGTCGCCGACGTGGTGGACGGCCCGGCCGAGGCGCGCTCGTCCGCGGCGGACGACGGCCGGCCGGCGGTGGCGCTGGTGGTGAAGAAGCAATCCGGCGCGAACACGGTCGAGGTCGCCGAGCGGGTGACCTCCAGCCTGTCCGGGCTGGAGAAGCTGCTGCCCGGCGGCGCGCAGCTCCGGGTGGTCCGCGACAACGCGAAGTTCATCCGCTCGTCCATCGACGGCGTGAAGGAGGACCTCGTCCTCGGCGGCCTGCTCGCCGTGGCCATCGTGCTCGTGTTCCTGCGGACCTGGCGGACCACGGTGGTGGCGGCGATGGCCCTGCCGACCTCGGTCATCGGCACGTTCGCGGCGATGCACGTGCTCGGCTACACGTTCAACGTCATCACCATGCTGGCGCTGACGCTCTCGATCGGCCTGCTCATCGACGACGCCATCGTGGTCATCGAGAACGTCAGCCGCCACGCCGAGGAGGGCGCGCCGCCGGCGAAGGCCGCGCACGCCGGCACCAAGGAGATCGCGCTGGCGGTGCTCGCGGTCACGCTCGCCATCCTGGCCGTGTTCGTCCCGGTGGCGTTCATGGAGGGGATCGTCGGCCGGTTCTTCTCGGCCTTCGGCATGACCGTCGCGGTGGCGGTGGCCATCTCCTACCTCGTGTCGATGACGCTCACCCCCATGGCCTCGGCGTACGTGCTCCGCGCGCACGGCGAGCCCGGGCCGGTCTCGCGGGCCATCGAGCGGGCCCTCTCGGCGGTGGAGCGCTTCTACCGCCGCGTCCTGGTGTGGGCGCTCGACCACGTCGCGGCCACGCTCGCCATCGCCGTCGCGCTGCTGCTCGCGACGGTGGGCCTGGGGCGGTTCCTGCAGTTCACGTTCATCCCGGCGCAGGACATGAGCGAGGTGAAGGTGACCCTCGAGCTCCCGGCCGGCACGCCGCTCGAGCGCACCGCCCGCGAGCTGGAGGCGCTGCGCACGCAGCTCGCGGCGGTGCCCGGCGTCACGCACGTCTTCGCCACCGCCGGCGGCGGGGTGCAGGAGGAGGTCCACAAGGGCGAGCTGATCGTCACCGTGGTGCCGCTCGGCGAGCGCGCCTACTCGCAGGAGGACCTGAAGGGCTGGCTGCGCGGCGGGCTGCGCCGGCCGGCCGACGCGCAGGTGGCGGTGCAGGACGTCGCGATGATGGCCGGGGGCGGATCGCGGCCGCAGCCGGTGCAGCTCAACGTCCGCGGCCAGGACTGGGCCGAGGTGGTCGCGGCGGCGGAGAAGGTCCGCGCCCACATGGCCGCGAGCCCGCTGTTCTCCGACGTGGACTCCACCTACCGGCCCGGCAAGCCGCAGGTGACCGTCCGGATCGACCGCGATCGCGCGGCCGCGCTCGGCATCCCCGCGGCGACGCTGGGCAGCTCGGTGCGCGCCTACCTCGGCGGCGACGACTTCGCCCAGTTCCGGCAGGGCACCGACAGCTACGACATCCGCCTGAAGCTCCCGCCCGACGCCCGCGGCGCCGACCGGCTCGGCGAGCTCACCGTCCGCTCCGCGGCGGGCCAGCTGGTGGAGCTGAGGAACGTCGCCGACCTGATCGAGGAGCCGACGCTCTCGCAGATCGACCGCCAGGAGCAGCTCCGCCAGATCACGCTGCTCGCCGACCTGCCGCGCGGCGTCAGCCTCGGGGCGGCGATGCAGGACCTCTCGGCGTTCGCCGCGAAGGAGCTGCCGCCGGCGATCATCACGGACTTCGAGGGGCAGGGCAAGGAGCTGGGCAAGACCGCGGGCGCGTTCGTGCAGGCGCTCCTGCTCGGGATCGTGCTCGTCTACATGATCCTGGCGGCGCAGTTCGGGAGCCTGCTCGACCCGTTCACCATCATGCTCTCGCTGCCGTTCGCCGTGATCGGCGCGCTGGGCGCGCTGCTCGCGACCGGGCAGTTCATGTCCATCTTCGCGCTCATCGGGATGATCATGCTGATGGGCCTGGTGACGAAGAACGGCATCCTGCTGGTCGAGTTCGCGAACCAGCTCCGCGCCCGCGGGCGCTCCGCGCGCGACGCGCTGCTCGAGGCCGGCCCCATCCGCCTCCGCCCCATCCTCATGACGACCGTCGCCATGATCGCCGGCATGGTGCCGGTGGCGCTGGCGCGGGGAGACGGCGCGGAGATGCGGGTGCCCATGGCGATCGCCATCATCGGCGGGCTCGTGACCTCCACCGTCCTCACGCTGGTGGTGGTGCCGGTGTTCTACCGGCTGCTCGATCGCCTGAAGCGCCCGAGGCGCGTCGAGCTGCTCGAGTCGCCGCCCGAGGTCGAGCGGCCCACCGGGACCTGA
- a CDS encoding TolC family protein, with product MIRTTVLAALAAIPLAVRAEPPLTLAAALEEAQRASPDLVAARARLDQARAASARVRAGYLPQVKAGATYTRNSEEAKLELPVGYAVRDLGTPTSGAGLPGAPTTYAAVPSQVVGATIQARDQLGAQLELTQAILAPQLWFGIEAAGASARASAERAEAARRELRFGVAQAFYAAAAAEQAVQVQERQLSMASLHERDAQVQVQAGTAARIVLLRAQIDRARAEEDLVRARNGLAGAKSTLAALLGRGEATDFALSAPPAPELPADLAPLEDEAVRLRPELRAAAAGVEAATASRRVETARYLPTLGAFGQARWSSVAGFTGKEESWAAGLSLQWELFDGGAREAGRREATARLVEAEAARASLALQARDEVRRARLDLASARANRAKAEEQVALARENQRLVEVAFRAGQATSLEATDANVALATAELGAVNEGLAADLAALRLLRAAGMYGG from the coding sequence ATGATCCGCACCACCGTCCTCGCGGCCCTGGCCGCGATCCCGCTCGCCGTCCGCGCCGAGCCGCCGCTCACGCTCGCCGCCGCCCTCGAGGAGGCCCAGCGCGCCAGCCCCGACCTCGTCGCCGCCCGCGCGCGGCTCGACCAGGCCCGCGCCGCGTCGGCCCGCGTCCGCGCCGGCTACCTGCCGCAGGTGAAGGCCGGCGCCACCTACACCCGCAACTCCGAGGAGGCGAAGCTGGAGCTGCCGGTCGGCTACGCCGTCCGCGACCTGGGCACGCCCACCTCGGGCGCGGGCCTGCCCGGCGCCCCGACCACGTACGCGGCGGTGCCGTCGCAGGTGGTGGGCGCGACCATCCAGGCCCGGGATCAGCTCGGGGCACAGCTCGAGCTCACCCAGGCCATCCTCGCGCCGCAGCTCTGGTTCGGCATCGAGGCGGCCGGCGCGAGCGCGCGCGCCTCCGCGGAGCGGGCGGAGGCCGCCCGTCGCGAGCTGCGCTTCGGCGTGGCGCAGGCGTTCTACGCGGCCGCGGCGGCGGAGCAGGCGGTGCAGGTGCAGGAGCGGCAGCTCTCGATGGCGAGCCTGCACGAGCGCGACGCCCAGGTGCAGGTGCAGGCGGGCACGGCCGCGCGCATCGTGCTGCTGCGCGCGCAGATCGACCGGGCGCGCGCCGAGGAGGACCTCGTCCGCGCGCGCAACGGGCTCGCCGGCGCGAAGAGCACGCTGGCGGCCCTGCTCGGCCGCGGCGAGGCGACGGACTTCGCGCTGTCGGCGCCGCCCGCGCCGGAGCTGCCCGCCGACCTGGCACCGCTCGAGGACGAGGCGGTGCGCCTGCGGCCGGAGCTGCGGGCCGCCGCGGCCGGCGTGGAGGCCGCGACGGCCTCGCGGCGGGTGGAGACCGCGCGGTACCTGCCCACGCTCGGCGCGTTCGGGCAGGCGCGCTGGTCGAGCGTCGCCGGCTTCACCGGCAAGGAGGAGAGCTGGGCGGCGGGGCTGTCGCTCCAGTGGGAGCTGTTCGACGGCGGGGCCCGCGAGGCCGGCCGGCGGGAGGCGACCGCGCGGCTGGTCGAGGCGGAGGCCGCCCGCGCCTCGCTGGCGCTGCAGGCCCGCGACGAGGTGCGCCGCGCCCGGCTCGACCTGGCGTCCGCGCGCGCGAACCGGGCCAAGGCGGAGGAGCAGGTGGCGCTGGCGCGCGAGAACCAGCGGCTCGTCGAGGTCGCGTTCCGCGCCGGCCAGGCCACCTCGCTCGAGGCCACCGACGCGAACGTGGCGCTCGCGACCGCCGAGCTCGGCGCGGTGAACGAGGGGCTCGCGGCGGACCTCGCGGCGCTGCGCCTGCTGCGCGCGGCGGGGATGTACGGCGGGTAG
- a CDS encoding sigma 54-interacting transcriptional regulator, giving the protein MRPMTLVEARRARGGEEGGLVAESAPMRRLLAEVARVAPRDVTVLLRGETGTGKERIASLLHARSRRAAGPLVRCNCAAIPAALAEAELFGAARGAYTGAVESRRGFFSAADGGTLVLDEIGELPQALQPKLLRALQEGELQPVGAGRVERVDVRVVACTNRDLAAEVRAGRFREDLYYRLAVVELVVPPLRERREDLPGLAAALARDLGARLGVDRVRLSPALVERLKAEAWPGNVRQLENAIARMVALGQGPVLGPDAFVPACPAAPASPPRDAAPDAARAPPVEGLTLREQLDGLERRIIAAALAAAGGNQSEAARRLGMARTVLIDRLKKYGLA; this is encoded by the coding sequence ATGCGACCCATGACGCTCGTCGAGGCGCGACGCGCGCGCGGCGGGGAAGAGGGCGGCCTGGTGGCGGAGTCCGCGCCGATGCGGCGCCTCCTCGCGGAGGTGGCGCGGGTCGCGCCGCGGGACGTCACCGTGCTGCTCCGGGGCGAGACCGGCACGGGCAAGGAGCGGATCGCGTCGCTGCTCCACGCCCGGAGCCGCCGCGCCGCGGGGCCGCTGGTCCGCTGCAACTGCGCCGCGATCCCGGCGGCGCTCGCGGAGGCGGAGCTGTTCGGCGCGGCGCGCGGCGCCTACACCGGCGCGGTCGAGTCCCGCCGCGGCTTCTTCTCGGCGGCGGACGGCGGCACGCTGGTGCTCGACGAGATCGGCGAGCTCCCGCAGGCGCTCCAGCCGAAGCTCCTCCGCGCGCTGCAGGAGGGCGAGCTCCAGCCGGTGGGCGCCGGGCGCGTCGAGCGCGTGGACGTGCGGGTGGTGGCGTGCACGAACCGCGACCTCGCCGCGGAGGTGCGGGCCGGCCGCTTCCGCGAGGACCTCTACTACCGGCTCGCGGTGGTGGAGCTGGTGGTGCCGCCGCTCCGGGAGCGCCGCGAGGACCTGCCCGGGCTCGCGGCGGCGCTCGCGCGCGACCTCGGCGCGCGCCTCGGCGTGGACCGGGTCCGGCTCTCGCCCGCGCTCGTGGAGCGGCTGAAGGCCGAGGCGTGGCCCGGCAACGTCCGCCAGCTCGAGAACGCGATCGCGCGCATGGTCGCGCTCGGCCAGGGGCCGGTGCTCGGGCCGGACGCGTTCGTCCCCGCGTGTCCGGCCGCGCCGGCCAGCCCGCCGCGCGACGCCGCGCCCGACGCGGCGCGGGCGCCTCCGGTCGAGGGGCTGACGCTCCGGGAGCAGCTCGACGGGCTGGAGCGGCGGATCATCGCCGCGGCGCTCGCCGCCGCAGGCGGGAACCAGTCGGAGGCCGCCCGCCGGCTCGGCATGGCGCGGACCGTGCTCATCGATCGCCTGAAGAAGTACGGGCTGGCGTGA
- a CDS encoding phage tail protein codes for MDGRGRECTIGEVWLVAGSVAGATPARGQILPINVNTALFALLGTLYGGDGRTTFALPDLRQAAPNGLTYVICTQGIFPSRL; via the coding sequence GTGGACGGGCGCGGTCGCGAGTGCACGATCGGCGAGGTGTGGCTGGTCGCGGGCTCGGTCGCGGGCGCGACGCCGGCGCGCGGGCAGATCCTCCCGATCAACGTGAACACCGCGCTGTTCGCGCTCCTCGGGACCCTCTACGGCGGCGACGGCCGGACGACGTTCGCGCTCCCGGACCTCCGGCAGGCGGCCCCGAACGGCCTCACCTACGTCATCTGCACGCAGGGCATCTTCCCGTCGCGGCTCTGA
- a CDS encoding CCA tRNA nucleotidyltransferase encodes MRPPAALEQARFPEAILDVLRRLAAAGHRSWLVGGAVRDVLLHRPRAATDFDVATPATPQQVMALFRRVIPTGIDHGTVTVLVGDEKVEVTTFRGEGDYVDGRRPATVTFLAELEADLARRDFTMNAMAYDPLQADFRDPFDGRVDMSRRRIRAVGDPAARFGEDGLRAMRAVRFAAQLGYRLDPATRAAIPGALEVVRKVSVERVAEELSRLVLASHPGPALLLLRRTGLLGVVVPALAALPLAAYRHAVAVAGHAPAEPALRFAALLHGVGPEEAARIVFGLRLPRRLSEEVGTLLRAYACPAARHPAALPDAPADIRRWLARTGPQRVPSVFELVSAELRTLPPARHAAAAEEVRRARAAIDAQLAAAPPLAAGDLALDGRAVMALLGQGPGPHVGEALHHLLDRVLEDPARNTPDALEAELRRWWAGRGGAL; translated from the coding sequence ATGCGGCCCCCTGCCGCCCTCGAGCAGGCGCGCTTCCCCGAGGCGATCCTGGACGTGCTCCGCCGGCTCGCCGCCGCGGGGCACCGCTCGTGGCTGGTGGGCGGGGCCGTGCGCGACGTGCTGCTGCACCGGCCGCGCGCCGCCACCGACTTCGACGTCGCCACGCCCGCCACCCCGCAGCAGGTCATGGCGCTGTTCCGGCGCGTCATCCCCACCGGCATCGACCACGGGACCGTCACCGTGCTGGTGGGCGACGAGAAGGTCGAGGTCACCACCTTCCGCGGGGAGGGCGACTACGTGGACGGCCGCCGTCCGGCCACGGTCACGTTCCTGGCCGAGCTCGAGGCGGACCTGGCCCGGCGCGACTTCACCATGAACGCGATGGCGTACGATCCGCTCCAGGCGGACTTCCGCGATCCGTTCGACGGCCGCGTGGACATGAGCCGCCGGCGCATCCGGGCGGTCGGCGATCCGGCCGCCCGCTTCGGCGAGGACGGGCTCCGCGCGATGCGCGCGGTCCGCTTCGCGGCGCAGCTCGGCTACCGGCTCGACCCCGCCACCCGCGCCGCCATCCCGGGCGCGCTGGAGGTGGTCCGCAAGGTGAGCGTGGAGCGGGTCGCCGAGGAGCTGTCGCGGCTCGTGCTCGCGTCGCACCCCGGCCCGGCGCTGCTGCTGCTCCGCCGCACCGGGCTGCTCGGCGTGGTGGTCCCGGCGCTCGCGGCGCTCCCGCTCGCCGCGTACCGCCACGCGGTCGCGGTGGCCGGGCACGCTCCCGCCGAGCCGGCGCTGCGCTTCGCGGCGCTGCTGCACGGGGTTGGCCCGGAGGAGGCGGCCAGGATCGTGTTCGGCCTGCGGCTCCCCCGGCGCCTCTCCGAGGAGGTCGGGACGCTGCTGCGGGCGTACGCCTGCCCGGCGGCGCGCCACCCGGCCGCGCTGCCGGACGCGCCGGCGGACATCCGGCGGTGGCTCGCGCGCACCGGGCCGCAGCGCGTGCCGTCGGTGTTCGAGCTGGTGTCGGCGGAGCTCCGCACGCTCCCGCCGGCGCGCCACGCCGCGGCCGCGGAGGAGGTCCGGCGCGCGCGGGCGGCCATCGACGCGCAGCTCGCGGCGGCGCCGCCGCTCGCGGCCGGCGATCTCGCCCTGGATGGGCGCGCGGTGATGGCGCTCCTCGGCCAGGGACCGGGACCCCACGTCGGCGAGGCGCTCCACCACCTGCTCGACCGGGTGCTGGAGGATCCCGCCCGGAACACGCCCGACGCGCTCGAGGCCGAGCTCCGCCGGTGGTGGGCCGGCCGGGGCGGGGCCTTATAA
- a CDS encoding hybrid sensor histidine kinase/response regulator: protein MAPRVLLIEEDGPRRDRARALLEAEGFAVDASGSGLDAIARALSLPPDVIVADLRLPDLEGHALAARLKRERSLQAVPFVALGETQEDHDLALAAGADGFASREPDARLGEEVRAFLAGKRERLSEDGERAGLRAFSGTLAAQLESAVAGERRATERLLEVDRLKSAFMHNLAHELSTPLTPLAGYLRILQSDKLGPLQPQQRRIVESMLGSVARLSRIVDNLSDFASLQAGRAPIVEAPVVPDQLADEVVAEHRPAIRDARLHVAVSHAGGGAVLADARKLRQALSNLVSNAVKFSPHGAEVLVEVGREPGRLRFTVYDQGPGIGAAELERVFEPLHHAAARAGEDARLPGSGLGLPVARRIAEAHGGRVWVESPPRTQPASAARQFNGCKFVLDIPVRPADQPPADPAAPPSASLG from the coding sequence ATGGCGCCGCGGGTGCTGCTCATCGAGGAGGACGGGCCGCGCCGCGACCGGGCGCGAGCCCTGCTCGAGGCCGAGGGCTTCGCGGTGGACGCGAGCGGCTCCGGGCTCGACGCGATCGCGCGCGCTCTCTCGCTCCCGCCGGACGTGATCGTCGCCGACCTGCGCCTCCCGGATCTCGAGGGTCACGCCCTAGCGGCGCGGCTGAAGCGCGAGCGGTCGCTGCAGGCGGTGCCGTTCGTGGCGCTCGGCGAGACGCAGGAGGACCACGACCTCGCGCTCGCGGCCGGCGCCGACGGCTTCGCCTCGCGCGAGCCGGACGCGCGGCTGGGCGAGGAGGTGCGCGCGTTCCTCGCCGGCAAGCGCGAGCGGCTCAGCGAGGACGGCGAGCGGGCCGGGCTGCGCGCGTTCTCGGGCACGCTGGCGGCGCAGCTCGAGTCGGCGGTCGCGGGCGAGCGCCGCGCCACCGAGCGGCTGCTCGAGGTGGACCGCCTGAAGAGCGCGTTCATGCACAACCTCGCGCACGAGCTGTCCACGCCGCTCACGCCGCTCGCCGGCTACCTGCGCATCCTCCAGTCGGACAAGCTCGGCCCGCTCCAGCCGCAGCAGCGCCGGATCGTGGAGTCGATGCTCGGCTCGGTGGCGCGGCTCAGCCGCATCGTGGACAACCTGTCCGACTTCGCGAGCCTGCAGGCCGGGCGCGCGCCCATCGTCGAGGCGCCGGTGGTGCCGGACCAGCTCGCGGACGAGGTGGTGGCCGAGCACCGGCCGGCCATCCGCGACGCGCGGCTGCACGTGGCGGTGTCGCACGCGGGCGGCGGGGCGGTGCTCGCCGACGCGCGCAAGCTCCGGCAGGCGCTCTCGAACCTCGTGTCGAACGCGGTGAAGTTCTCGCCGCACGGCGCCGAGGTGCTGGTCGAGGTCGGGCGCGAGCCGGGGCGCCTGCGCTTCACGGTCTACGACCAGGGCCCGGGCATCGGCGCGGCCGAGCTGGAGCGGGTGTTCGAGCCGCTGCACCACGCGGCGGCGCGGGCGGGGGAGGACGCCCGGCTGCCGGGCTCCGGGCTGGGGCTGCCGGTGGCGCGGCGCATCGCGGAGGCCCACGGCGGGCGCGTCTGGGTGGAGAGCCCGCCGCGCACCCAGCCGGCGAGCGCGGCCCGCCAGTTCAACGGCTGCAAGTTCGTGCTGGACATCCCGGTCCGCCCGGCCGATCAGCCCCCCGCCGATCCGGCGGCGCCGCCCAGCGCCTCGCTCGGTTGA